The nucleotide sequence GCGCAACGCCCGCTTCTGGGCCTCCTAAGTGGGCTACATGGTTGAGGGTTTACGTTGACGCACCCGCCGAGGGCTCCTTATAAAGCCGCGGATTCTTCTCCCTTAGTCATTGGGGCACCCTTGAGCACTTTCGCGTTGGACAGGGTCTCCGCCCAGCTCCCAGAGGCGGTGGCGGATCGCTACGTGGATCGGACCGGAGGCGCCTGGGCCGTCATCCATGCAGACTCGCTCCCGAAGGTCGCCGCGTTCTTGAAGAACGACCCGGAGCTGGAGTTCAAGCTGTTCGGCTCCATCGACGCCGTGGATCGGCTGCACCTGGCGGAGAACGACCCTCGCTTCGAGGTCGTCTACTTCCTCTACTCCCTCAAGCGGCACGAGCACGTGCGGCTCAAGGTGCGGGTGAGCGAAGCCAACCCGGTGGTGCCCACCCTGGTGCCGCTCTTCCGCGGCGCCAACTGGTGGGAGCGGCTGACCTTCGACTTCTACGGCATCCGCTTCGACGGGCACCCGGACCTGCGCCGCATCCTCCTCTACGACGAGTTCGAGGGGCACCCCCTGCGCAAGGACTACGCGCTGCGTGACCGGCAGCCGCTCATCCCCGAGCGCCCCATCAAGGACATCTTCCGCGGTCCCGGCACCAGCGGGCTCTCCTGAGCGAGGACATCCATGGCTGACACCCTCAAGCCCGAAGCGCCGAACCCCGACACCGACGCGTACGCCCACGAGTCGGAGCTGGACGCCCACCTCCAGACCAAGCGGATGGTCATCAACATGGGCCCCTCCCACCCGGCCACGCACGGCACCGTGCGGCTGAAGGTGGAGCTCGAGGGTGAGACGATCGTCAAGATCGACCCTGAGATCGGCTTCCTGCACCGCGGCTTCCAGAAGAGCTGCGAGAACGTCACGTGGACGCAGTGCCTGCCCTACACGGACCGGCTCAACTACCTGTCCGCGATGATGAACAACTTCGGGTTCCTCAACGCCGTGGAGAAGCTCATCGGCCTGGAGATTCCCGAGCGCGCCCAGTACATCCGCGTCATCGGCTCCGAGCTCCACCGCCTGACGGACCACCTGACGTGCGTGGGCGCCACCGGCCTGGAGATGGGCGGCTTCGCGCCGTTCCTCCTCGCCATGGAGTTCCGCGAGCTGCTCCATGACCGCACCGCCGAGCTGACGGGCGCGCGCCTCACCACCAGCTTCGGCCGCGTGGGTGGCAGCAACCGCGACCTGCCCGAGGGCTGGATTCCCCGCGTCCACAAGACGCTGGACCAGGGCCTGGCGCTGCTCGACGAGATGGAAGGCCTGCTGACGAACAACCGCATCTTCGTGGACCGCACGAAGGGCACGGGTGTCATCAGCGCCGAGGACGCCATCGAGTTCGGCTACACCGGCCCCGCCCTGCGCGCGTGCGGCGTGGACTACGACATCCGCAAGACGAAGCCCTACTGGGTTTACGACCGGTTCGACTTCGACATCCCGGTGGGCGAGCACGGCGACAACTACGACCGCTACCTGGTCCGGCTCGAGGAGATGCGTCAGTCCATCCGCATCCTGCGCCAGGCCATGGACACCATCCCCGCGGGCCCCATCATCGTGGATGACTGGCGCATCGCGCTGCCGCCCAAGCCCGAGGTCTACGGCACCATCGAAGGCGTGATGTCGCACTTCAAGCTGGTGATGGAGGGCATCCAGGTGCCCGCCGGCGAGGTGTACGACGCCACCGAGGCCTCCAACGGCGAGCTGGGCTGGTACCTGGTGAGCGACGGCCGCGGCCGTCCCTACAAGGTCCACGTTCGCGCCCCGGGCTTCCCGGTGCTCGCGGCCGTCCCCCACATCATCGAAGGCAAGATGCTGGCGGACCTCATCCCTACGTTTGACACCATCAACATGATCGGCGGCGAGGTCGAGCAGTGAGCGACAACGACACGAAGAAGCCCACCGGTGATGCGCAGCCGCCTCCGAAGGGGGCGCCCACGGACACGCCCGCGGCCAAGATTGGCTCGGAGCCGTCCAACCCGCCCGCCGGCGCGAAGCTGGACAACCCGCCCGCCGCCGCCAGCGGCCCCACGGGGACGCCACCGCCCAAGCCGCCCGCCGGCCCGCCGCCCAAGCCGGCGCCGAAGAACCCGGGGTTCATCACCGCCACCATCGACGGCAAGGAAGTCGTGGTGAAGCCGGGGACGAACATGATCGAGGCGGCCAAGGCGGTCGGCTCGGACATCCCCTACTACTGCTACCACCCGCGCCTCTCCATCGCGGCCAACTGCCGCATCTGCCTCATCGAGGCGTCCAACGCGCCCAAGATGGTGCCCGCGTGCCAGACGCCCATGGCCGAAGGCCAGGTCGTCAAGACGACCACGCCCAAGGTGAAGGAGCAGCAGCGCGCGGTGATGGAGTTCCTGCTGCTGAACCACCCGGTCGACTGCTCCATCTGCGACCAGGCCGGTGAGTGCAAGCTGCAGGACTACTACATGAAGTACGACTACCGGCCCTCGCGCCTGGAGGGCTCCAAGGCCCTCAAGAACAAGCGCAAGGTGCTGGGGCCCCGTGTCGTCATTGACCAGGAGCGCTGCATCATGTGCACCCGCTGCGTGCGCGTGATGAACGAGGTGGCCAAGGAGCCGCAGCTGGGCGTGTTCGGCCGCGGCAGCCACGAGCGCATCGACGTGTTCCCGGGCAGCGAGCTGAACAGCAACTACTCGCTCAACACCGTGGACGTGTGCCCGGTGGGCGCGCTGCTCAGCCGCGACTTCCGCTTCAAGGCGCGCGCGTGGTTCCTGTCCGCCACCCCGTCGGTGTGCACCGGCTGCTCGCGCGGCTGCACCACCTACGTGGACTGGATGTCGCAGGACTCGTACCGCTACCGCCCGCGGGAGAACGAGGCCATCAACAAGAGCTGGATGTGCGACGAGGGCCGGCTCACCTACAAGTACCTGAACCTGGGCCGCGTGCTCCAGGCGCAGGTGGGCCGCCGCGCCAACCGCGCCGGTGAGGCGGTGCCCGTCACCACGCGCAAGGAAGCGGTCCAGGCCGCGGCCAAGGCGCTGCGCTCGGTGCAGGGCAGCAAGCAGCTGGCGGTGCTGGCCTCGCCCCTGGCCTCCAACGAGGACCTGCTGGCCGGGCTGAACTTCGCCAAGAGCACGCTGGGCGTGTCCACCGTGTACGTGGGCGGCCGTCCTTCGGGCCCCGCCGACCACTTCCTGATGACGGCGGACAAGAACCCCAACCGCAAGGGCCTGGAGCTCATCGCGAAGGGGCTGGGCCTCAAGCTGGAGAACTTCGACGCGCTCACCACCGCGCTGAAGGCGGGAACGGTGAAGGCGCTCTACGCCATCGGCACCGAGGTGCCGGGCAACGTGGACGCCTTCGCGGAGGCCGCGGGTCAGCTGGACGTGTTCGTGGCGCAGGCCTTCACCGAGTCCGCCATCACCGCGCAGGCCACGGTGCTGCTGCCGGCCTCCGTCCCCGTCGAGGACGAGGGCTCGTTCGTGCAGCAGGACGGCATCATCCAGCGCTTCCGCAAGGCGTACCCGCCCAAGGGCGACGTCGTCCCGGGCTGGGAGTGGGTCAGGGAGCTGACGCGCGAGCTGGGTGGCGAGTCCACCTGGAAGCGCGCGGTCGACGTGTGGCGCGAGCTGGCTGGCAAGGTGGCCGAGTTCGCGGAGTTCAACTGGGAGAAGGCGTCTCCGGCGGACCGGGAGAAGCCGGGCATCAATCCGCTGCCGGCAGGTGCCGACGGTCGCCCCGCGGGGTACCGTGAGTTCGGCACGCCTCGGGTGAGGGGTATCTAGTCATGAGCCGCGTACTGACGATTCTCGTCGCCATGTTCACCATCGTCTTCCTGATGGCGGGTGGCATGGCGACGGCCTACCTCGTGGGTGGCCTGGTGGAGGAGCACTGGTTCACGGGCGCGAGCCG is from Myxococcus virescens and encodes:
- a CDS encoding 2Fe-2S iron-sulfur cluster-binding protein, which encodes MSDNDTKKPTGDAQPPPKGAPTDTPAAKIGSEPSNPPAGAKLDNPPAAASGPTGTPPPKPPAGPPPKPAPKNPGFITATIDGKEVVVKPGTNMIEAAKAVGSDIPYYCYHPRLSIAANCRICLIEASNAPKMVPACQTPMAEGQVVKTTTPKVKEQQRAVMEFLLLNHPVDCSICDQAGECKLQDYYMKYDYRPSRLEGSKALKNKRKVLGPRVVIDQERCIMCTRCVRVMNEVAKEPQLGVFGRGSHERIDVFPGSELNSNYSLNTVDVCPVGALLSRDFRFKARAWFLSATPSVCTGCSRGCTTYVDWMSQDSYRYRPRENEAINKSWMCDEGRLTYKYLNLGRVLQAQVGRRANRAGEAVPVTTRKEAVQAAAKALRSVQGSKQLAVLASPLASNEDLLAGLNFAKSTLGVSTVYVGGRPSGPADHFLMTADKNPNRKGLELIAKGLGLKLENFDALTTALKAGTVKALYAIGTEVPGNVDAFAEAAGQLDVFVAQAFTESAITAQATVLLPASVPVEDEGSFVQQDGIIQRFRKAYPPKGDVVPGWEWVRELTRELGGESTWKRAVDVWRELAGKVAEFAEFNWEKASPADREKPGINPLPAGADGRPAGYREFGTPRVRGI
- the nuoD gene encoding NADH dehydrogenase (quinone) subunit D → MADTLKPEAPNPDTDAYAHESELDAHLQTKRMVINMGPSHPATHGTVRLKVELEGETIVKIDPEIGFLHRGFQKSCENVTWTQCLPYTDRLNYLSAMMNNFGFLNAVEKLIGLEIPERAQYIRVIGSELHRLTDHLTCVGATGLEMGGFAPFLLAMEFRELLHDRTAELTGARLTTSFGRVGGSNRDLPEGWIPRVHKTLDQGLALLDEMEGLLTNNRIFVDRTKGTGVISAEDAIEFGYTGPALRACGVDYDIRKTKPYWVYDRFDFDIPVGEHGDNYDRYLVRLEEMRQSIRILRQAMDTIPAGPIIVDDWRIALPPKPEVYGTIEGVMSHFKLVMEGIQVPAGEVYDATEASNGELGWYLVSDGRGRPYKVHVRAPGFPVLAAVPHIIEGKMLADLIPTFDTINMIGGEVEQ
- a CDS encoding NADH-quinone oxidoreductase subunit C, with translation MDRVSAQLPEAVADRYVDRTGGAWAVIHADSLPKVAAFLKNDPELEFKLFGSIDAVDRLHLAENDPRFEVVYFLYSLKRHEHVRLKVRVSEANPVVPTLVPLFRGANWWERLTFDFYGIRFDGHPDLRRILLYDEFEGHPLRKDYALRDRQPLIPERPIKDIFRGPGTSGLS